One segment of Streptosporangium brasiliense DNA contains the following:
- a CDS encoding WXG100 family type VII secretion target, which produces MAAKELPIKQKIDTSEFDGVTLDTLKSALGNAKPELIESAAGEFRTAMANLKTLIESLDRHLKAFDEHWTAGEDAKVVKAQLRRIRESAQNVVDTVVVPNPPGKMGPFAPQGIAPAMEMYSTTLRAFRGDHIPDKADKDVSFLEGAFQGGMAGAGAGAGVGFFVGGVGAVPGAVIGAVGGTVIGGVTSLFTDGPFQNMFGDSKTEQDLKAAKEHLKKLTAATAQVNEAFPVSVKTDIPEFTPPDPTIPPVPPTGDKYGPNGTGSYPPGGGQPYVPAFTMNGLPPGSGPGGLDGGPGVPGGDLPGGGLPGGGLPGWNGPDGNGPGQNGPGWDDPTGNGPGQNGPGWNGPGADGGYPGGPGTGGTGGNGTHPGGDPGQDTKLAGYNAQLNDLAGQQGQLGDAGRQNLLGGTGQQGSSGNGSANTVTGVGSFPPGGTGGHGAGGAGADARGMSGARALGAGTGSTVPVVPHGASKADEDSEERSRSTWMLEDEDLFMSDKPVTSPFINGASKGKT; this is translated from the coding sequence GTGGCCGCCAAAGAACTGCCGATCAAGCAGAAGATCGACACCTCCGAATTCGACGGCGTCACGCTGGACACGCTGAAGTCCGCGCTCGGCAACGCCAAACCTGAGCTGATCGAGAGCGCGGCGGGAGAGTTCAGGACGGCGATGGCCAACCTGAAGACCCTCATCGAGTCCCTCGATCGGCACCTCAAGGCCTTCGACGAGCACTGGACCGCCGGCGAGGACGCCAAGGTGGTCAAGGCCCAGCTCCGGCGGATCCGCGAGTCGGCGCAGAACGTGGTCGACACGGTCGTGGTGCCCAATCCCCCCGGGAAGATGGGGCCCTTCGCCCCCCAGGGCATCGCCCCGGCCATGGAGATGTACAGCACCACCCTGAGGGCGTTCAGGGGCGATCACATACCGGATAAAGCGGATAAGGACGTCTCCTTCCTCGAAGGCGCCTTCCAGGGCGGGATGGCCGGCGCCGGCGCCGGCGCCGGAGTGGGGTTCTTCGTCGGCGGGGTCGGCGCCGTGCCCGGGGCGGTCATCGGCGCCGTCGGCGGCACGGTCATCGGCGGCGTCACGTCGCTGTTCACCGACGGGCCCTTCCAGAACATGTTCGGCGACTCGAAGACCGAGCAGGACCTGAAGGCCGCCAAGGAACACCTGAAGAAGCTGACCGCGGCCACGGCCCAGGTCAACGAGGCCTTCCCGGTCTCGGTCAAGACCGACATCCCGGAGTTCACCCCGCCCGACCCCACCATCCCCCCCGTCCCGCCCACCGGGGACAAGTACGGACCCAACGGCACTGGCTCCTACCCCCCGGGCGGCGGGCAGCCGTATGTCCCGGCCTTCACCATGAACGGCCTCCCGCCGGGCTCCGGACCGGGCGGGCTGGACGGCGGCCCCGGCGTCCCGGGAGGCGACCTGCCCGGCGGCGGGCTGCCCGGCGGCGGCCTGCCGGGCTGGAACGGCCCGGACGGGAACGGGCCCGGCCAGAACGGCCCCGGCTGGGACGACCCCACCGGGAACGGGCCCGGCCAGAACGGGCCCGGCTGGAACGGCCCCGGCGCGGACGGCGGATACCCCGGTGGCCCGGGGACCGGCGGCACGGGCGGGAACGGCACCCATCCGGGTGGGGACCCCGGGCAGGACACCAAGCTGGCCGGCTACAACGCGCAGCTCAACGACCTCGCCGGCCAGCAGGGCCAGCTGGGCGACGCGGGCCGGCAGAACCTGCTGGGCGGCACCGGCCAGCAGGGCTCCTCGGGCAACGGCTCGGCGAACACCGTCACGGGCGTCGGGTCCTTCCCGCCGGGGGGCACCGGCGGCCACGGAGCCGGCGGGGCGGGAGCCGATGCCAGGGGCATGAGCGGCGCGCGCGCCCTCGGCGCGGGCACCGGATCGACGGTGCCCGTCGTCCCGCACGGCGCCTCCAAGGCGGACGAGGACAGCGAGGAGCGCTCGCGGAGCACCTGGATGCTGGAGGACGAGGACCTCTTCATGAGTGACAAGCCCGTGACGTCGCCCTTCATCAACGGGGCTTCGAAAGGTAAGACATGA
- a CDS encoding WXG100 family type VII secretion target, whose protein sequence is MMVDFDVTKVNFGGLETGEGAFQSAFNSLVGELEDLETKLLQKTAIWQGSAQEAFNTTRTLWQTEAKGLSDIVSLMAKNITITRMNMQDVERINAAMFDGK, encoded by the coding sequence ATGATGGTTGATTTCGACGTTACAAAGGTCAACTTCGGCGGTCTGGAGACCGGTGAGGGCGCCTTCCAGTCGGCCTTCAACAGCCTCGTCGGTGAGTTGGAGGACCTGGAGACCAAGCTCCTCCAGAAGACCGCGATCTGGCAGGGCTCCGCGCAGGAGGCCTTCAACACCACGCGGACGCTCTGGCAGACCGAGGCCAAGGGCCTGTCGGACATCGTGTCGCTGATGGCCAAGAACATCACCATCACCCGGATGAACATGCAGGACGTCGAGCGGATCAACGCCGCGATGTTCGACGGCAAGTGA
- a CDS encoding WXG100 family type VII secretion target — MAQQTQVSEADLVAAINWIEESAVRIRDIQKKLDTAGAELKVNWVGQSHAAFDKVHRLWHQRIDVILGSLQTLAENIGSSNKNYAAFNQEREQAINQIEALINAAAPAQYGK, encoded by the coding sequence GTGGCGCAGCAGACACAGGTAAGCGAAGCCGACCTGGTGGCGGCCATCAACTGGATCGAGGAGTCCGCAGTGCGGATCCGCGACATCCAGAAGAAGCTTGACACGGCGGGCGCCGAGCTCAAGGTCAACTGGGTGGGCCAGTCGCACGCGGCGTTCGACAAGGTCCACCGGCTGTGGCACCAGCGCATCGACGTCATCCTGGGCAGTCTCCAGACTCTCGCGGAGAACATCGGGTCGAGCAACAAGAACTACGCGGCCTTCAACCAGGAGCGGGAGCAGGCGATCAACCAGATCGAGGCGCTCATCAACGCCGCGGCCCCCGCTCAGTACGGCAAGTGA
- a CDS encoding YbaB/EbfC family nucleoid-associated protein yields MFDPDNFDLESLERIGKEAEKAMERLADVQQEIGEIRGTGTGANGLISVIIDGSGHVEKIELNARVMRLDSHELADELTKAFRQAQEDGERQTRELLSGALGEDMPLPPGPLDFTKTEDQLSQAYESFARSMDERMGGPTRRSDRG; encoded by the coding sequence ATGTTTGATCCCGATAATTTTGATCTGGAAAGTCTGGAAAGAATCGGGAAGGAAGCCGAGAAGGCGATGGAGCGTCTCGCCGACGTCCAGCAGGAGATCGGGGAGATCCGCGGCACGGGGACGGGCGCCAACGGCCTGATCAGTGTGATCATCGATGGGTCCGGCCACGTGGAGAAGATCGAGCTCAACGCGCGCGTGATGCGCCTGGACAGCCATGAGCTGGCCGACGAGCTGACGAAGGCCTTCCGCCAGGCTCAGGAGGACGGCGAGCGCCAGACCCGCGAACTGCTGAGCGGCGCGCTGGGGGAGGACATGCCACTCCCGCCGGGGCCGCTCGACTTCACCAAGACGGAAGATCAGTTGTCGCAGGCGTACGAGAGCTTCGCCCGGTCGATGGACGAGCGCATGGGCGGGCCCACGCGACGGTCGGACCGCGGCTGA
- the eccB gene encoding type VII secretion protein EccB, with protein sequence MQTRRDLYQAYKLMTQRLGMALLQGEPDLPESPMRRHNVAMFGSILVAVLVTAVFGILGLLWPGNATKLTQPGTLIVEEESGATFVYSAPQGKMIPVDNVTSARLLLGEGEVKVRTVTAASLAGFPRGALVGIPGAPKSLPAHDRLVRTPWSACVVEGVDANGERRPYTSLVGGLDIGGRPIGADTGMVVEEGGQVWLLWSDQRMRVPAKSMPALTQEQPRQVPSAWLNALPIGPDFQSPSIPGLGTAARGPDGRRSAVGRVFTVPSMTGGAPKWYVLLSDGLADLTPTQAALLLGDPAIKKAYGRMKPLPADLAPAEANGMKHSATKLGGEELPPTMPKLTTAPPTSPLCAVYANTERGSARAALTVGSTARIPPPPRGWFNQEVVDQVVLPPGRGALVGLLPGNGRMDAIGPLFLISDQGRRHSVPSADVLSILGYTPQEVAPLPAHLVRLIPEGPVLDPAAARTPIQVSQPAPVRSPGAQG encoded by the coding sequence ATGCAGACCCGTCGCGATCTTTACCAGGCGTACAAGCTGATGACCCAGCGCCTGGGAATGGCCCTGCTCCAGGGCGAACCGGACCTTCCCGAGTCGCCGATGCGCAGGCACAACGTGGCGATGTTCGGCAGCATCCTGGTCGCGGTGCTGGTGACGGCCGTCTTCGGCATATTGGGGCTGCTGTGGCCCGGCAACGCGACCAAGCTCACCCAGCCGGGGACCCTGATCGTGGAGGAGGAGTCGGGCGCGACCTTCGTATACAGCGCCCCGCAGGGGAAGATGATCCCCGTCGACAACGTGACCTCCGCCCGGCTGCTGCTGGGTGAGGGGGAGGTGAAGGTCCGCACGGTCACCGCGGCCTCGCTCGCGGGGTTCCCGCGCGGCGCGCTGGTGGGCATCCCGGGCGCCCCCAAGTCCCTGCCCGCCCACGACCGCCTGGTCCGCACCCCCTGGTCGGCCTGCGTGGTGGAGGGGGTGGACGCCAACGGCGAACGCCGCCCGTACACCTCACTGGTCGGCGGCCTCGACATCGGCGGCAGGCCGATCGGGGCGGACACGGGCATGGTCGTCGAGGAGGGCGGCCAGGTCTGGCTGCTCTGGTCGGACCAGCGGATGCGGGTGCCGGCCAAGAGCATGCCGGCGCTGACCCAGGAACAGCCCCGCCAGGTCCCCTCCGCCTGGCTCAACGCGCTGCCCATCGGACCCGACTTCCAGAGCCCGTCCATCCCGGGTCTCGGCACCGCGGCGCGCGGGCCCGACGGCCGGAGGTCCGCGGTCGGCAGGGTGTTCACCGTCCCGTCGATGACCGGCGGGGCCCCGAAGTGGTACGTCCTGCTCTCCGACGGCCTGGCGGACCTCACTCCCACCCAGGCCGCCCTGCTGCTGGGGGACCCCGCCATCAAGAAGGCGTACGGCCGCATGAAGCCGCTGCCTGCGGACCTGGCCCCCGCGGAAGCGAACGGGATGAAGCACTCAGCCACCAAGCTGGGCGGCGAGGAGCTCCCCCCGACCATGCCGAAACTCACCACGGCACCGCCGACGAGCCCGCTCTGCGCTGTCTACGCCAACACCGAGCGTGGTTCGGCCCGGGCGGCGCTGACGGTGGGCAGCACGGCGCGGATCCCGCCGCCCCCGAGGGGCTGGTTCAACCAGGAGGTGGTCGACCAGGTGGTGCTCCCGCCGGGCCGCGGCGCCCTGGTGGGCCTGCTGCCGGGCAACGGCAGGATGGACGCGATCGGACCGCTCTTCCTGATCAGCGACCAGGGGCGCCGGCACTCCGTCCCGTCCGCGGACGTACTGTCGATCCTCGGCTACACCCCGCAGGAGGTCGCCCCGCTGCCGGCGCATCTGGTGCGGCTGATCCCCGAGGGCCCGGTGCTCGACCCGGCGGCCGCGAGGACCCCCATCCAGGTCAGCCAGCCGGCGCCGGTCCGCTCCCCGGGGGCGCAGGGATAG
- a CDS encoding YbaB/EbfC family nucleoid-associated protein: MTNFNADDLKLESLEDLEEVVRRSEETLGRLGGVYGELAAVTGEGFGADGLARALVDGTGRIQQITFDPRITRLDSQSIAEAATEAVRAAQDAAQRQNEELLREATGGEPVALDMDSARRRFEEIGEDLARTLRDLNSQG, from the coding sequence GTGACGAACTTCAACGCCGACGACCTGAAGCTGGAGAGCCTGGAGGACCTGGAGGAGGTCGTACGGCGGAGCGAGGAGACGCTGGGCCGGCTCGGCGGCGTCTACGGCGAGCTGGCGGCCGTCACAGGAGAGGGCTTCGGCGCCGACGGCCTGGCCCGGGCCCTGGTGGACGGCACCGGCCGGATCCAGCAGATCACCTTCGATCCGCGCATCACGCGCCTGGACAGCCAGTCGATCGCCGAGGCCGCGACCGAGGCCGTCCGGGCCGCCCAGGACGCCGCCCAGCGCCAGAACGAGGAACTGCTGAGGGAGGCGACGGGCGGGGAGCCGGTCGCCCTGGACATGGACAGCGCCCGCCGGCGGTTCGAGGAGATCGGCGAGGACCTGGCCCGCACCCTGCGCGACCTGAACAGCCAGGGCTGA
- a CDS encoding protein kinase domain-containing protein, with protein sequence MGDLNPLLPEDPERVGVHILVGRLSQDPQQAVYLGHLPDDDTLRVIRVLAPHPEATPQIREQITNTLHAAKRVSGAHTVKLIEVGWSDDSPYIVREHVEGRSLHQTVTDDGPLTGDALERLAVNTLTALTAIHLSGLTHGALTPDTVLLAPDGPRVCDIGLGTTGPEPDYRAPELLLAGLTPAAGSGAAASDPGPAGANSAAGPATADSGPAASDPGPAAQSAPATAATDSGPGAASGSPAPDSGSASAPGAPVATPGTGSGRPADLFAWAATIAYAATGQHPFDRQPGKVLDGPANLTGVPATLAPLLAACLDKHPYERPDTKAAMLRLLGEEPAGPALSGGDRTAGSQAPGGPFLADAAGPGETAVLPGAAGGPPRPTALPLWGAPALPGAVPPVDVPAPAAAAPADDRPKRGGFPVVLAACAGVVVLLSGLGLWAAGSYASLGDVGRAAAEERVSGVVPVAAGQEPARPSGQSQDIGGGPAGGDGPSDKVTVPWATTTGPQVPDVGPLRLNTEAPAVTPPTTSMTSPVTPPPLPVPTIPAPVPTAPAATRKADARPAPTSKPKNTAKNTARSPRTPKPGRTSKPTSRPTQKPTPTQKPTPTRKPTQAPAPTRTAQPTKPAQPTKTATAQPTRTAQPTRTAQPTKSAQPTRPAQPTKSATAQPTRTAQPTKPAQPTTAAPKPAQPTAAAPKPTKTTPPPSRPNPYTPQQVCGAGFAVQRSGSFNGGTTYQLYNSATGSNCVVTMKTASVGTATSVWATLEVQGGGSRTDRGNFEYYAGPVILPAKGKCVRFSGGGPGGSTGSDWANCG encoded by the coding sequence ATGGGGGATTTGAACCCATTACTGCCCGAAGATCCAGAACGCGTCGGTGTTCACATCCTCGTCGGGCGGCTCAGCCAGGACCCTCAACAGGCCGTCTACCTGGGCCACCTACCCGACGACGACACCCTGCGCGTGATCCGCGTGCTGGCCCCCCACCCGGAGGCCACCCCCCAGATCCGCGAGCAGATCACCAACACGCTCCACGCCGCCAAACGCGTCTCCGGCGCCCACACCGTCAAACTCATCGAAGTCGGCTGGTCCGACGACTCCCCCTACATCGTCCGCGAACACGTCGAAGGCCGCTCCCTGCACCAGACCGTGACCGACGACGGACCCCTCACCGGCGACGCCCTCGAACGCCTGGCCGTCAACACCCTCACCGCGCTGACCGCCATCCACCTGTCCGGCCTCACCCACGGCGCCCTCACCCCCGACACCGTGCTCCTGGCCCCCGACGGACCCCGCGTCTGCGACATCGGCCTCGGCACCACCGGCCCCGAACCCGACTACCGCGCCCCCGAACTCCTGCTCGCCGGGCTCACCCCCGCCGCAGGCTCCGGTGCCGCCGCCTCGGACCCCGGCCCCGCCGGCGCCAACTCCGCCGCCGGCCCCGCCACGGCAGACTCCGGTCCCGCCGCCTCGGACCCCGGCCCCGCCGCACAATCCGCCCCCGCCACCGCCGCCACAGACTCCGGTCCCGGAGCCGCATCCGGCTCTCCCGCCCCGGACTCCGGCTCCGCCTCGGCCCCCGGTGCCCCGGTCGCGACTCCCGGCACCGGGTCCGGCCGGCCCGCCGACCTCTTCGCCTGGGCCGCCACCATCGCCTACGCCGCCACCGGACAGCACCCCTTCGACAGACAGCCCGGCAAGGTCCTCGACGGCCCCGCCAACCTCACCGGCGTCCCCGCCACACTCGCCCCCCTCCTCGCCGCCTGCCTCGACAAACACCCCTACGAACGCCCCGACACCAAGGCCGCCATGCTCCGCCTCCTCGGCGAGGAGCCGGCGGGCCCCGCGCTCTCCGGCGGTGACCGTACGGCCGGCTCCCAGGCGCCGGGCGGGCCCTTCCTCGCGGACGCGGCCGGTCCCGGTGAGACGGCCGTTCTCCCGGGCGCGGCCGGTGGGCCGCCGCGGCCGACGGCGCTGCCCCTCTGGGGGGCTCCGGCGCTGCCGGGGGCCGTCCCTCCGGTGGACGTGCCCGCTCCGGCGGCGGCCGCGCCGGCCGATGACCGGCCGAAGCGCGGCGGTTTCCCCGTCGTGCTGGCCGCCTGCGCCGGCGTGGTCGTCCTGCTGTCCGGGCTCGGGCTCTGGGCCGCCGGGAGCTACGCCTCCCTCGGCGACGTGGGACGCGCGGCCGCCGAGGAGAGGGTCTCCGGTGTCGTCCCGGTCGCGGCGGGCCAGGAACCGGCCCGGCCATCAGGTCAGAGCCAGGACATCGGGGGCGGGCCGGCGGGCGGGGACGGGCCGTCGGACAAGGTGACCGTGCCCTGGGCCACCACGACCGGCCCGCAGGTCCCGGACGTCGGGCCGCTGCGGCTGAACACCGAGGCCCCGGCGGTGACGCCCCCCACCACGTCGATGACCTCGCCCGTCACCCCGCCTCCGCTCCCGGTGCCCACGATCCCGGCCCCGGTCCCCACGGCGCCGGCGGCGACGCGCAAGGCCGACGCCAGGCCCGCGCCGACCTCGAAGCCCAAGAACACGGCCAAGAACACGGCCAGGAGCCCCCGGACCCCCAAGCCCGGCCGTACGTCCAAGCCGACCTCCCGACCGACGCAGAAGCCCACGCCGACGCAGAAGCCCACGCCGACGCGGAAGCCCACGCAGGCCCCGGCGCCGACCCGGACGGCCCAACCCACCAAACCGGCGCAGCCGACCAAGACGGCCACCGCGCAGCCCACCAGGACCGCGCAGCCCACCAGGACCGCGCAGCCCACCAAGTCAGCACAGCCCACCAGACCGGCGCAGCCGACCAAGTCGGCCACCGCGCAGCCCACCAGGACCGCGCAGCCCACCAAGCCGGCGCAGCCCACCACCGCCGCGCCGAAACCGGCGCAGCCGACCGCCGCCGCGCCGAAGCCGACGAAGACGACACCGCCGCCCTCGCGTCCCAATCCCTACACCCCGCAGCAGGTCTGCGGAGCCGGCTTCGCCGTCCAGCGCTCCGGCTCCTTCAACGGCGGCACCACCTACCAGCTCTACAACTCCGCCACCGGCTCCAACTGCGTGGTCACCATGAAGACCGCCAGTGTGGGCACCGCCACCTCGGTCTGGGCCACCCTGGAAGTCCAGGGCGGCGGGAGCAGGACCGATCGGGGCAACTTCGAGTACTACGCGGGCCCGGTCATCCTGCCCGCCAAGGGCAAGTGCGTCCGCTTCTCCGGCGGCGGCCCCGGCGGCAGCACCGGCTCCGACTGGGCGAACTGCGGATGA
- a CDS encoding serine/threonine protein kinase: protein MGDLNPLLPEDPERVGVHILVGRLSQDPQQAVYLGHLPDDDTLRVIRVLAPHPEATPQIREQITNTLHAAKRVSGAHTVKLIEVGWSDDSPYIVREHVEGRSLRQTVTDDGPLTGDALERLAVNTLTALTAIHLSGLTHGALTPDTVLLAPDGPRVCDIGLGTTGPEPDYRAPELLRAEAGPPPGGVPPHPGRPADLFAWAATIAYAATGQHPFDGQPGKVLDGPANLTGVPATLAPLLAACLDKHPYERPDTKAAMLRLLGEEPAIRITGDGDWQDGPLPAVPQQPGATAPQPAAPPGWGAPPLPRDAAPPVQGPVVLQVTAETKDRPKTGGFSVVLAACVGVVVLLSGLGLWAAGRYTSLDAERASAQGAAPHATLGLVDQSQAQGDGQGLGDDPADTGKVTVPWATTTGPQVPDVGPLQLNTEVPTISPPVPSMTSFVTPPPIPATTGPAVPTTAPTRGAASTSATPTPTPTPPPTPTPTPTPTVEPTPAPTATPTPSQPPTPTPSASATPTPSVPATPTPSAPTTPTPSASATPTPSATPTAPTPKPSATPTPKPTQTAPTPRPTPTFTPKPTFTPKPTPTFTTARPTFKPTPTPTPTPTPTPSAPPPAASRPNPHTPQEACGAGFAVQRSGSFNGGTTYQLYNSATGSNCVVTMKTASVGTATSVWATLEVQGGESRTDRGNFEYYAGPVILPAKGKCVRFSGGGPGGSTSADWANCG, encoded by the coding sequence ATGGGGGATTTGAACCCATTACTGCCCGAAGATCCAGAACGCGTCGGTGTTCACATCCTCGTCGGGCGGCTCAGCCAGGACCCTCAACAGGCCGTCTACCTGGGCCACCTACCCGACGACGACACCCTGCGCGTGATCCGCGTGCTGGCCCCCCACCCGGAGGCCACCCCCCAGATCCGCGAGCAGATCACCAACACGCTCCACGCCGCCAAACGCGTCTCCGGCGCCCACACCGTCAAACTCATCGAAGTCGGCTGGTCCGACGACTCCCCCTACATCGTCCGCGAACACGTCGAAGGCCGCTCCCTGCGCCAGACCGTGACCGACGACGGACCCCTCACCGGCGACGCCCTCGAACGCCTGGCCGTCAACACCCTCACCGCGCTGACCGCCATCCACCTGTCCGGCCTCACCCACGGCGCCCTCACCCCCGACACCGTGCTCCTGGCCCCCGACGGACCCCGCGTCTGCGACATCGGCCTCGGCACCACCGGCCCCGAACCCGACTACCGCGCCCCCGAACTCCTGCGCGCGGAAGCCGGACCGCCCCCCGGCGGCGTCCCGCCCCACCCCGGCCGGCCCGCCGACCTCTTCGCCTGGGCCGCCACCATCGCCTACGCCGCCACCGGACAGCACCCCTTCGACGGACAGCCCGGCAAGGTCCTCGACGGCCCCGCCAACCTCACCGGCGTCCCCGCCACACTCGCCCCCCTCCTCGCCGCCTGCCTCGACAAACACCCCTACGAACGCCCCGACACCAAGGCCGCCATGCTCCGCCTCCTCGGCGAGGAGCCGGCGATCCGGATCACCGGGGACGGCGACTGGCAGGACGGGCCGCTGCCCGCCGTGCCGCAGCAGCCCGGCGCCACCGCCCCGCAGCCGGCGGCGCCACCCGGCTGGGGCGCTCCGCCGCTCCCCCGGGACGCCGCTCCCCCCGTGCAGGGGCCGGTCGTGCTGCAGGTGACGGCGGAGACCAAGGACCGGCCGAAGACCGGCGGTTTCTCCGTCGTGCTGGCCGCCTGCGTCGGCGTGGTCGTCCTGCTGTCCGGGCTCGGGCTCTGGGCCGCCGGGAGATACACCTCCCTTGACGCGGAACGGGCATCCGCCCAAGGGGCGGCGCCCCACGCGACCCTGGGGCTGGTCGACCAGTCGCAGGCGCAGGGCGACGGGCAGGGCCTCGGGGACGACCCGGCGGACACCGGCAAGGTGACCGTGCCCTGGGCCACCACGACCGGCCCGCAGGTCCCGGACGTCGGGCCGCTGCAGCTGAACACCGAGGTCCCGACGATCTCGCCGCCGGTCCCGTCGATGACGTCGTTCGTCACCCCGCCTCCCATCCCGGCGACCACCGGACCGGCGGTGCCGACGACCGCCCCGACCAGGGGAGCGGCCAGCACCAGCGCCACGCCGACCCCGACGCCGACCCCGCCCCCGACGCCGACGCCGACGCCGACCCCGACGGTCGAGCCGACCCCGGCCCCGACGGCCACGCCCACCCCGAGCCAGCCGCCGACGCCGACGCCGAGCGCGTCCGCCACGCCCACCCCGAGCGTCCCCGCGACGCCGACGCCGAGCGCGCCCACGACGCCGACGCCGAGTGCGTCCGCCACGCCCACCCCGAGCGCCACGCCGACGGCTCCGACGCCGAAGCCGTCGGCGACCCCCACCCCGAAGCCGACGCAGACGGCTCCGACGCCCAGGCCGACGCCGACCTTCACCCCGAAGCCGACCTTCACCCCGAAGCCGACGCCGACCTTCACGACGGCCAGGCCCACCTTCAAGCCGACCCCGACCCCGACCCCGACCCCGACGCCGACGCCGTCCGCACCGCCCCCCGCAGCCTCGCGTCCCAACCCCCACACCCCGCAGGAGGCCTGCGGAGCCGGCTTCGCCGTCCAGCGCTCCGGCTCCTTCAACGGCGGCACCACCTACCAGCTCTACAACTCCGCCACCGGCTCCAACTGCGTGGTCACCATGAAGACCGCCAGTGTGGGCACCGCCACCTCGGTCTGGGCCACCCTGGAAGTCCAGGGCGGTGAGAGCAGGACCGATCGGGGCAACTTCGAGTACTACGCGGGCCCGGTCATCCTGCCCGCCAAGGGCAAGTGCGTCCGCTTCTCCGGCGGCGGCCCCGGCGGCAGCACCAGCGCCGACTGGGCGAACTGCGGATGA
- a CDS encoding S8 family serine peptidase: MMIGRALVAVSVLLTVGAAGVPAAGAAEPDKCAPGRGTTSIGESWAQRRFNLPEAWRLTRGAGVTVAVVDSGLDTGHPQLKQGTAEEVTGTGGRDCFGHGTEVAGIIAATPMRGVLFTGVAPDVKLISVKHTDDGRGDVKMLALAIVKAVQLGADVINVSAQASDNPDLRNATAYALAKNVVVVAAAGNVEKDDGSPAPAYPASYPGVVSVGSAAPDGRRADSSNPVTPITVLAPGTGLTSTWPGSLYQENLEGTSYAAAYVTGVVALVRSRYRDLTNEEVGRRIALTANGGAGKGTGAGMINPLLAISAILHSETVALAPPEPAPLPADAIRHAPPENAESIAMATRIALISLAAVALVTLGSLTIPLGRSRRWRAGAPDNGT, translated from the coding sequence ATGATGATCGGTCGGGCGCTCGTCGCGGTGTCGGTGCTGCTGACTGTCGGGGCCGCGGGGGTTCCGGCGGCCGGGGCGGCCGAGCCCGACAAGTGCGCGCCCGGACGGGGCACGACGAGCATCGGGGAGTCCTGGGCCCAGCGGCGGTTCAACCTGCCCGAGGCGTGGCGGCTGACCAGGGGCGCGGGGGTGACCGTCGCGGTCGTCGACAGCGGTCTGGACACCGGGCACCCCCAGCTGAAGCAGGGCACCGCGGAGGAGGTCACCGGCACCGGGGGACGCGACTGTTTCGGCCACGGCACGGAGGTGGCGGGCATCATCGCCGCGACCCCGATGAGGGGCGTCCTGTTCACCGGGGTGGCGCCGGACGTGAAGCTGATCTCCGTCAAACACACCGACGACGGCCGGGGAGACGTGAAGATGCTGGCGCTGGCCATCGTGAAGGCCGTCCAGCTCGGCGCCGATGTGATCAACGTGTCCGCCCAGGCGAGCGACAACCCCGACCTGCGCAACGCCACCGCCTACGCGCTGGCCAAGAACGTGGTGGTGGTCGCCGCGGCGGGCAACGTCGAGAAGGACGACGGCTCCCCCGCGCCCGCCTATCCGGCCTCCTACCCCGGAGTCGTGTCCGTCGGCTCCGCCGCCCCCGACGGGCGCAGGGCCGACTCCTCCAACCCCGTCACGCCCATCACCGTGCTGGCCCCCGGCACGGGGCTCACCAGCACCTGGCCCGGCAGCCTCTACCAGGAGAACCTGGAGGGCACCAGCTACGCGGCGGCGTACGTGACCGGGGTCGTCGCGCTGGTCCGCTCCCGCTATCGGGACCTGACCAACGAGGAGGTGGGGCGGCGCATCGCGCTGACCGCCAACGGCGGCGCCGGGAAGGGGACCGGCGCGGGGATGATCAACCCGCTGCTGGCCATCTCGGCGATCCTGCACTCGGAGACGGTGGCGCTCGCACCGCCCGAGCCCGCGCCCCTGCCCGCCGACGCGATACGGCACGCTCCGCCGGAGAACGCCGAGAGCATCGCGATGGCGACGCGGATCGCCCTGATCTCGCTCGCCGCGGTCGCCCTGGTGACCCTGGGTAGCCTCACGATTCCTTTGGGGCGCAGCCGCAGGTGGCGGGCGGGGGCTCCGGATAACGGGACGTGA